The proteins below are encoded in one region of Ascochyta rabiei chromosome 9, complete sequence:
- a CDS encoding Chitin synthase, with amino-acid sequence MAYNAQNYGDAHNNEYTPGRHDEDEVGRSLLHENAAGTQQDPFYGHPENRPHSTYSLTETYATDRPTQYPSEAHGGSDVYSATGGYEPAADFGAAQRVSSPYQRSETSSTEAWRQRQQPGGAVAAAGGLKRGMTRKVKLVQGSVLSADYPVPSAIQNAIQAKYRNDLESGSEEFTHMRYTAATCDPNDFTLKNGYNLRPAMYNRHTELLIAVTYYNEDKVLTARTLHGVMQNIRDIVNLKKSEFWNKGGPAWQKIVVCLVFDGIDPCDKGTLDLLATIGIYQDGVMKKDIDGNETVAHIFEYTTQLSVTPNQQLIRPHDDSASTLPPVQMIFCLKQKNTKKINSHRWLFTAIGRILNPEVCILLDAGTKPGPKSLLALWEAFYNDKDLGGACGEIHAMLGKGWKNLLNPLVASQNFEYKISNILDKPLESSFGYVSVLPGAFSAYRYRAIMGRPLEQYFHGDHTLAKILGKKGIEGMNIFKKNMFLAEDRILCFELVAKAGSKWHLTYVKASKGETDVPEGVAEFIGQRRRWLNGSFAAGIYSLLHFGRMYKSGHNILRMFFLHFQMLYTTCNTILTWFSMASFWLTTAVIMDLVGTPTENKKAWPFGNKVTPIFNTIVQYVYLAFLGLQFILAFGNRPKGSVWSYLLSFGVFALIQFYVVILSLYLVVQAFTNPTSQKLDTSSPSAFAESFFASDGVGIIIIALASTFGLYYVASFLYMDPWHMFTSFPQYLLIMSSYINILNVYAFSNWHDVSWGTKGSDKAEALPSAKTEKGDDGKTTVIEEPDLPQADIDSQFEATVKRALAPYVPPVESNEKTLEDSYKAFRTHLCTLWIGSNVLLAVVVTQDSFDRFGFSSSATTRTAHFFQALLWATAGLAIVRFLGCLWFLGRTGIFFCVRRR; translated from the exons ATGGCGTACAACGCGCAAAACTACGGGGACGCCCACAACAACGAA TACACGCCCGGCAGGCACGATGAGGACGAGGTCGGTCGCTCTCTCCTGCACGAGAACGCGGCAGGCACCCAGCAAGACCCCTTCTACGGCCACCCGGAGAACCGCCCACACTCGACCTACAGCCTGACCGAGACATATGCCACCGACCGCCCGACACAGTACCCCAGCGAGGCCCACGGCGGCTCTGACGTCTACTCGGCCACCGGTGGCTACGAGCCTGCCGCCGACTTTGGCGCTGCCCAACGGGTCTCCTCGCCCTACCAGAGGAGCGAGACCAGCTCGACCGAGGCCTGGCGACAGCGCCAGCAGCCAGGCGGTGCCGTTGCTGCTGCCGGTGGCCTCAAGCGCGGCATGACGCGCAAGGTCAAGCTTGTGCAGGGCTCCGTCCTCAGCGCCGACTATCCCGTCCCCTCTGCCATCCAGAACGCCATCCAGGCAAAGTACCGCAACGACCTCGAGAGTGGCAGTGAGGAGTTTACACACATGCGCT ACACGGCCGCGACATGTGACCCCAACGACTTCACCCTGAAGAACGGCTACAATCTGCGCCCGGCCATGTACAACCGCCACACCGAGCTGCTCATCGCTGTTACGTACTACAACGAAGACAAGGTGCTCACGGCTCGTACACTCCACGGTGTTATGCAGAACATCCGCGACATCGTCAACCTGAAGAAGTCCGAGTTCTGGAACAAAGGAGGTCCAGCCTGGCAGAAGATCGTCGTCTGCTTGGTCTTCGACGGTATCGACCCTTGCGACAAGGGCACACTCGATCTGCTCGCTACCATCGGTATCTACCAGGACGGTGTCATGAAGAAGGACATTGACGGAAACGAGACCGTTGCGCACATC TTCGAGTACACCACTCAGCTGTCCGTTACGCCCAACCAGCAGCTGATCCGTCCTCACGACGACAGCGCCAGCACGCTTCCTCCCGTCCAGATGATATTCTGCTTGAAGCAGAAGAACACCAAGAAGATCAACTCCCACAGATGGCTCTTCACCGCCATTGGCCGCATCCTCAACCCCGAAGTCTGCATCCTGCTCGATGCCGGTACCAAGCCTGGTCCCAAGTCCCTGCTCGCTCTCTGGGAGGCTTTCTACAACGACAAGGACCTGGGCGGTGCTTGTGGTGAAATCCACGCCATGTTGG GCAAGGGCTGGAAGAACCTGCTCAACCCGCTCGTTGCGTCCCAGAACTTCGAGTACAAGATCAGTAACATTCTCGACAAGCCGCTGGAATCGTCTTTCGGATACGTCTCGGTTTTGCCCGGTGCTTTCTCCGCCTACCGTTATCGCGCGATCATGGGCAGACCCCTGGAGCAATATTTCCACGGTGATCACACGCTAGCCAAGATTCTTGGCAAGAAAGGTATCGAGGGCATGAACATTTTCAAGAAGAACATGTTCTTGGCCGAAGATCGTATTCTCTGCTTCGAATTGGTCGCCAAGGCTGGCTCCAAGTGGCATCTTACCTACGTAAAGGCCTCCAAGGGTGAAACCGATGTGCCCGAAGGGGTTGCCGAATTCATCGGTCAGCGTCGTCGTTGGCTCAACGGTTCCTTTGCTGCCGGTATCTACTCGCTTCTTCACTTCGGCCGCATGTACAAGTCCGGCCACAACATCCTCCGCATGTTTTTCCTCCACTTTCAAATGCTCTACACCACCTGTAACACCATCCTCACTTGGTTCTCCATGGCTTCCTTCTGGCTTACTACCGCCGTCATCATGGACCTTGTAGGCACACCTACCGAGAACAAGAAGGCATGGCCTTTCGGAAACAAAGTCACCCCCATCTTCAACACCATCGTCCAATACGTCTACCTGGCTTTCCTCGGTCTTCAGTTCATTCTCGCCTTTGGTAACCGTCCCAAGGGTTCCGTCTGGTCCTACCTGCTCTCGTTCGGTGTGTTTGCCTTGATCCAGTTCTATGTCGTCATCTTGTCCCTGTACCTCGTTGTCCAAGCGTTCACGAACCCAACATCGCAGAAGCTCGACACTTCTTCGCCATCTGCATTTGCCGAATCCTTCTTCGCGTCGGATGGTGTCGGTATCATTATTATTGCGCTTGCGTCTACGTTCGGTCTCTACTACGTTGCGTCGTTCCTGTACATGGACCCGTGGCACATGTTTACCTCGTTCCCCCAGTACCTGCTCATCATGTCGTCGTACATCAACATTCTCAATGTTTACGCCTTCTCCAACTGGCACGATGTTTCTTGGGGTACAAAGGGTTCCGACAAGGCTGAGGCTCTGCCCTCTGCGAAAACAGAAAAGGGCGACGATGGAAAAACTACGGTCATTGAAGAACCGGATTTGCCCCAAGCCGACATTGACTCTCAGTTCGAGGCTACCGTCAAGCGTGCTTTGGCTCCTTACGTTCCTCCTGTTGAGAGCAACGAGAAGACCCTTGAGGATTCTTACAAGGCTTTCCGTACCCATTTGTGTACTCTCTGGATTGGGTCCAACGTTCTGCTTGCCGTCGTTGTTACCCAGGACAGCTTTGACCGTTTCGGTTTCTCG TCGTCCGCCACCACCCGAACTGCCCACTTCTTCCAGGCCCTTCTTTGGGCAACTGCCGGTCTGGCTATAGTTCGCTTCCTGGGATGTTTGTGGTTCCTTGGACGCACTGGTATCTTCTTCTGCGTGCGACGTCGCTAG
- a CDS encoding vesicle coat component: protein MDRIMRAIAVLLAVIAPLTAALKFDLHPVSAHDAAKYERCVRNFVAKEQLVVVTAILDGYRGDGQKVDMHIRDAMGNDYHRPKDVVGENRYAFTSHADSAFDVCFENVLTGAQKSTGPRHVELDIDIGADAKDWSAIQAGEKLKPVELELRRIEEVVGEIVTEMDYLRVREQKLRDTNESTNERVKWFAFGTMGMLVGLGAWQVVYLRAYFRSKHLI, encoded by the exons ATGGATAGGATAATGCGCGCCATCGCCGTTCTCCTTGCGGTCATTGCGCCCCTCACCGCGGCCCTCAAATTCGATCTCCACCCCGTTTCCGCGCACGACGCCGCAAAGTACGAGCGATGCGTCCGCAACTTTGTCGCAAAAGAACAGCTCGTAGTTGTCACAGCAATCCTGGACGGATACAGGGGTGATGGCCAGAAGGTCGACATGCAC ATCCGCGATGCAATGGGCAACGACTACCATCGCCCCAAGGATGTTGTCGGCGAGAACCGCTACGCCTTCACCTCGCACGCCGACTCGGCCTTCGACGTTTGTTTCGAGAACGTGCTCACCGGCGCACAAAAGAGCACCGGCCCGCGCCACGTGGAGTTGGACATCGATATTGGCGCCGACGCAAAGGACTGGAGCGCCATCCAGGCTGGAGAGAAGCTGAAGCCCGTGGAGCTGGAGCTCAGGCGTATTGAAGAGGTTGTCGGCGAGATCGTCACGGAGATGGACTACCTGAGGGTACGCGAACAGAAGCTGAGAGATACAAACGAAAGTACGAACGAGCGCGTCAAGTGGTTTGCGTTCGGCACGATGGGCATGTTGGTCGGCCTAGGCGCCTGGCAGGTTGTCTACCTCAGGGCCTACTTCAGGAGCAAGCACCTCATCTAG
- a CDS encoding NEDD8-conjugating protein ubc12: MMKIWSMKKKQAEDDAAAAATSKKKKVTPAQLRAQKDLEELSLGTTMKTHFANPDDILNFTLTIDPDEGMYKGGRFNFSFAINQNFPHDPPKVKCTQKIYHPNIDLEGNVCLNILREDWKPVLNLNAVVVGLQFLFLEPNASDPLNKEAAEDLKVNREGFKRNVRSSLGGGTVRGQTFDRVLK, from the exons ATGATGAAAATATGGTCCATG aagaagaagcaggcGGAGGACGATGCCGCGGCTGCAGCGACAagtaagaagaagaaggtcaCACCCGCTCAGCTGCGCGCACAGAAAG ATCTCGAAGAGCTGTCCCTCGGCACAACCATGAAGACGCACTTTGCCAACCCCGACGACATTCTCAACTTCACACTCACCATCGATCCCGACGAGGGCATGTACAAAGGCGGGCGCTTCAACTTCAGCTTTGCGATCAACCAGAACTTCCCGCACGATCCGCCGAAAGTAAAGTGCACGCAGAAGATCTACCACCCAAACATCGACCTCGAGGGCAACGTGTGTCTCAACATTCTAAGGGAGGACTGGAAGCCGGTGCTGAACTTGAACGCGGTGGTCGTTGGACTGCAGTTCCTGTTCCTCGAGCCGAACGCGAGTGATCCTCTCAACAAGGAGGCGGCGGAGGACTTGAAGGTGAACAGGGAAGGGTTCAAGAGGAACGTCAGGAGTAGTCTGGGCGGAGGGACAGTACGGGGACAGACATTCGATCGAGTGCTGAAGTGA
- a CDS encoding Ketol-acid reductoisomerase (NADP(+)): MASRQAPRALRNAARQLAAAPAQKRTFVSAISAASRTAAPKAAVSTRFQQTRGIKTIDFAGTKETVYERADWPKEKLLEYFKNDTLALIGYGSQGHGQGLNLRDNGLNVIVGVRKNGASWKEAEQDGWVPGKNLFDIDEAIGKSTIVMNLLSDAAQSETWPQIKPQLAGKTLYFSHGFSPVFKDLTKVEVPTDIDVILVAPKGSGRTVRTLFREGRGINSSIAVYQDVTGKAEEKAIALGVAVGSGYLYKTTFEKEVYSDLYGERGCLMGGIHGMFLAQYEVLRERGHSPSEAFNETVEEATQSLYPLIGNYGMDYMYNACSTTARRGALDWQKRFKDALKPVFNDLYTSVADGTETKRSLEYNSQPDYREKYAAELKEIDDLEIWRAGKAVRGLRPENK, encoded by the exons ATGGCCTCAAGACAAGCTCCCCGTGCTCTCCGCAACGCCGCCAGGCAATTGGCTGCCGCTCCTGCCCAGAAGCGCACCTTTGTCTCGGCCATCAGCGCTGCTTCCCGCACAGCTGCCCCCAAGGCTGCTGTCTCCACCCGGTTCCAGCAGACCCGTGGCATCAAGACCATCGACTTCGCTGGCACCAAGGAGACCGTCTACG AGCGCGCCGACTGGCCCAAGGAGAAGCTTCTC GAGTACTTCAAGAACGACACCCTTGCCCTCATCGGCTACGGCTCCCAGGGTCACGGCCAGGGTCTCAACCTCCGTGACAACGGCCTGAACGTCATCGTCGGTGTACGAAAGAACGGTGCCTCGTGGAAGGAGGCCGAGCAGGATGGCTGGGTCCCCGGCAAGAACCTGTTCGACATTGACGAGGCCATTGGCAAGTCCACCATTGTCATGAACCTGCTCTCCGACGCCGCCCAGTCCGAGACATGGCCCCAGATCAAGCCCCAGCTTGCTGGCAAG ACCCTCTACTTCTCCCACGGCTTCTCCCCTGTCTTCAAGGACCTCACCAAGGTCGAAGTCCCCACCGACATTGACGTCATCCTCGTCGCCCCCAAGGGCTCCGGCCGCACTGTCCGCACTCTCTTCCGTGAGGGCCGCGGTATCAACTCCTCCATCGCCGTCTACCAGGACGTTACCGGCAAGGCCGAGGAGAAGGCCATCGCCCTCGGTGTTGCCGTCGGCTCCGGCTACCTCTACAAGACCACCTTCGAGAAGGAGGTCTACTCCGACCTGTACGGTGAGCGTGGTTGCCTGATGGGCGGAATCCACGGCATGTTCCTCGCCCAGTACGAGGTTCTCCGCGAGCGCGGTCACTCTCCCTCCGAGGCTTTCAACGAGACCGTCGAGGAGGCTACCCAGTCGCTGTACCCCTTGATCGGCAACTACGGCATGGACTACATGTACAACGCCTGCTCCACAACTGCCCGCCGTGGTGCTCTCGACTGGCAGAAACGCTTCAAGGATGCGCTGAAGCCCGTCTTCAACGACCTCTACACATCTGTCGCTGACGGTACCGAGACCAAGAGGTCGCTCGAGTACAACTCCCAGCCCGACTACCGCGAGAAGTACGCTGCCGAGCTCAAGGAGATTGACGACCTTGAGATCTGGCGCGCCGGAAAGGCTGTCCGCGGTCTGCGCCCTGAGAACAAGTAA
- a CDS encoding 2,5-diamino-6-(ribosylamino)-4(3H)-pyrimidinone 5'-phosphate reductase, with the protein MAAPARDALQFPQASRNHIDNYLPRSDPGNPSHPSTKPHVTLTFATSLDSQLSLAPGVQTALSGPESKAMTHYLRSKHDAILIGVGTAEADNPSLNCRIQGVGGYGGEGLQGQPRPVVIDPNGRWQFTADSKVLKLAREGKGRAPIIFTQIPIDTKRRELLESVGGQVKVVDPWSLTEGRISWEYVLDVLKHEHIRSVMIEGGGAVINNLLAPQNFGLVDSVIVTIAPIWLGKGGVQVCPDERVEKGARLPVARLKDVKWVPLGDDVVLCGLPGQV; encoded by the coding sequence ATGGCGGCCCCGGCGCGAGATGCTCTCCAATTTCCTCAAGCTTCACGGAACCACATCGACAACTACCTACCAAGATCCGACCCAGGCAATCCGAGCCATCCATCCACCAAACCCCACGTCACCTTGACATTTGCAACATCCCTAGACAGCCAGCTCTCTCTCGCGCCCGGCGTCCAAACAGCACTATCAGGTCCAGAGTCCAAAGCCATGACACACTATCTGCGCTCAAAACACGACGCCATCCTCATAGGCGTAGGGACTGCTGAAGCAGATAATCCATCGCTGAACTGCCGCATCCAAGGTGTCGGTGGATATGGTGGTGAGGGTCTACAGGGCCAGCCTAGGCCCGTTGTCATTGATCCGAACGGACGCTGGCAGTTCACTGCCGACAGTAAAGTCCTGAAGCTTGCGAGGGAAGGGAAGGGTAGGGCGCCTATTATATTCACACAAATTCCCATCGATACGAAGAGGAGAGAGCTGCTGGAAAGTGTGGGAGGGCAGGTAAAAGTAGTGGATCCATGGAGCTTGACAGAGGGGCGCATATCGTGGGAGTACGTGTTGGATGTGCTCAAGCATGAACACATCAGGAGCGTGATGATTGAGGGCGGTGGAGCTGTCATCAACAATCTACTGGCTCCGCAAAATTTCGGCCTGGTTGATTCGGTCATCGTCACGATCGCGCCGATCTGGCTGGGTAAAGGAGGTGTGCAAGTCTGCCCTGATGAGCGAGTCGAGAAGGGAGCAAGACTTCCCGTTGCAAGGTTGAAGGATGTAAAGTGGGTGCCACTAGGAGACGATGTTGTGCTGTGTGGACTACCAGGACAAGTCTAG